In one window of Metasolibacillus fluoroglycofenilyticus DNA:
- a CDS encoding DinB family protein yields MYRTVEDFSKDWHVSSKGTLNVLKAITDEKMGQSIVEGHNSLGWLAWHLVGTAGVFGQFAGLQIPAPGPDMAMPNTVADIVEAYEMVIEAYKKEIPALTDEQLTEDVPAFGGSMPRGALFRVLIDHQTHHRGQMTVLLRQAGLTVPPVMGPTAEMS; encoded by the coding sequence ATGTATCGTACAGTGGAAGATTTTTCAAAGGATTGGCATGTATCCTCAAAAGGTACATTAAATGTATTAAAGGCAATTACAGATGAAAAAATGGGTCAATCAATTGTAGAAGGACATAATTCATTAGGCTGGTTAGCTTGGCATTTAGTTGGAACTGCAGGTGTGTTTGGTCAATTTGCAGGCTTGCAAATTCCTGCACCTGGGCCAGATATGGCGATGCCTAATACTGTGGCAGACATTGTGGAAGCATATGAAATGGTCATTGAGGCATATAAAAAAGAAATTCCAGCACTAACAGATGAGCAACTAACAGAAGATGTACCTGCATTTGGAGGTTCTATGCCACGTGGTGCATTGTTTAGAGTATTAATTGACCATCAAACACATCACCGTGGTCAAATGACGGTTTTATTGCGCCAAGCAGGTTTAACAGTACCTCCAGTAATGGGACCAACTGCTGAAATGAGCTAA